The window TAATACATTTCTTGTTATAGATACTTCCTTCACATTAATTTCTAATCTTTATCTAATTATGGGTTGTGACTCATAAGTGAAACTTATCACAATCACTAAGGTTTCCTTATGTAATTAAATACTTTTTGAGTGATACTTCTCTGTTCCCCTTTCTCTTCTCATCGTATTCGAGGTCGTTTCTCCCTGTATATTTCTGGTTACAAAGTTCAGGTATACGGTATTCCTCATAATTCCTTTTTTATCACTCCCACTAAAAACATAGTTCAAAAACAACGAATACAATTTGGAATCAAACATATACAGATTAAAACGCATAGATGTATGTTATATCTCGAAAGACAAaccccaaaaaaagaaaatttaaaaattgctCGTGGTAAGTTACCCAAATTGGGTTCGTATCTAGTAAAAAGCCACACGAAATGCTTAGTTGATTATGGTTGACTTGTGTGTACCACACAAGGCACCACATCTAATCATCTGGTCTCATACCTCTTTCATCTTCTGGCAGCAGGGACATTAATCACACAGGTTTTAGCTTTCTTAAGGTTTCCATGGTGCTGGTGGGGGAGGCGGAGTAGGGAACAACGGAGGAACAGCTGAGAAGATCGTATTTTTGTCTATAGTACCAGATGCCTCTTCTTCACCCGACAATGCCACGAGTGCTGCGACCAGGCCAGCATTCCCTGCAAGAGTTGGTTCAGTGTAGTTGTAGTTGGTCCGGACATCGCGGAACCCATCGCGCTTGTCAGGACCAGCAACCATGGCTCCTTCAATCGTGTTTGGGTTCGGTTTCTTGCTGTCTCTCCATTTCCATCCTCCTTTGCAGTTATATTTGACTTTGTTCTTGGGAATCGAGGCTCCTCGATGATGCACGTGTTTCGGGTATTTTGTGCCAAAACCCACCAGATAACTCATTTTCCGAGGGTTTTTACCTAGTATGTAATCAATCTGCAAAACACCCAGCTAGGATGAGTTGAGTCCAATTATGGTAATCAAACGTACCAAGTGCTTTCCACATTACGACCAAAACAACTATGCTTATGTTATCTTTGAGTATTAAATcaactattttaatacaaaGGGATACAcccaaaattttgttttgtaaaccAAGTGTCAGACCAGTGTTGATAAGTTATCTTTTAAGTTATAATCTTGGTCAAAAGTGTCACTATTTGATATTTTCCCTTAATCATTTGTACAAAGAGGAAACCGCATTACCTGAGTTCTCGCAAACTCTCGTAGGACATTGGTTGAATAGAAATTAGGTCCACAGTACCATCCAGGAGTATCAGCAGCATCAAGATAGTCACTGTATAATGTCGCTAAGAAGGCTGCATTTGCAGCATACTGCAGAGGCTGTGGGTCTCCATGATTTAACTCTATCAAACCTCCTGCACATATTAccaaaatttacattttttagaTTTCCAAATTAAGAACAGGTTCATCTACAATCAAAGTTTTTCTTAAAGCCAAACTCACCCCTggttctgttaaatttgttgaaatAAGGCAAGTATGAGCACATGACTATGCTTGTCTGATTATGGAAGGTCCTGAGAATTTCTTCATATGGATATCCAGGACTCAAAAACAACCTCAACCGGCTCAGCAGTAACTGAAAAGCACAGGGATTCATAAGCGTTAAGAGGACATGAacatataaaagaaataaacacAGTGAGTTGTCTTGTGGACTGACCTGAGCACCAGCAAGCTTATTGTCCCAGCTAAATACACCATAGTACGGGCCACCCCAGAATGCACCAGCATGCTTGGCCATAGTTGGTTTCGTGATTAGATCGAGATAAGTTACGTTTCCTGTGGCATAATACAACCAAGCACCACCCCAAATAAACTCATCCCAATACATGCTTGAATTGTAGAACTTGGCTGATTCCGCAGTGCCTGCACTGTATCTGCCTCTCCTGGTCCTCCCAAACTGATACACCGTCTTAGCACCATGTACAAGCTTCTTAGAATACTCCCTGTTGTCCTTGAAGACAATGGATGCAGAAGCCAGAGCAGCGGCCATCTCGGCAGCAAGATCCGAGCATCCACCGTTACAAGTAGTCACAGGCCTTTTATAGTCCATGTCCTCAGGCCGCATCCAGCAGTAATGGTCATTAGGATCCGTACTTCCGTCGTCAGTGTTTCCAGATCCAACCTAATGTACACATGAGGAACTCAGTCAAAAGATATAAATGAAAGAAAAGCTAAAAGATCTTCTTCTACGGAAGGTTACCTGTGAGACAAGATCATCGATGGAATCAGCAGTGCTATTAAAGGTCTTGAGAAAGTAATCAGTTCCCCACTTGATGAGCTCCTTAACATGGACAAGCTCTCCAGCAGCTTCGTACTTAGCACTGTATTCAATCACACTCCAGCTCAACATGGTCATAGCATAAGCCATGGGGAAGTTGAATTTGATTGCATCTCCGGCGTCGTAATATCCTCCAACCAAATCTTTATAGAAGCTTCCGGAATCACCTTTCCCATCTTGAAGACCAGAGTTACCTCTCCACGACACATTATTGTGCCTCGGCAATTTCCCAGCTGCATCATCAAAAAAAACAGTTTCGCATTAATCAGATCAGATCTTGAAGAGAGAAAGCAAACCGGGACTCTTACATTTCTGAGCATTGAAGAACTTGAGGGCTTTGTGAAGAGCGATGGTGTAGTTATCCGGCGGTGGAGTCTTACGGTGGTGACGCGGCACAGTTTTGACGATCAAGGTGATGAATCCGGCGAGCAAAGCGGCGGCGACGATAGTGCCGACAGTCCAGACGAAGATCTTGCGGCTGACGATTATGCAGCCGAGATCGacatacttcttcttcttctgctccgTGGGACCGAGAAGCCAGCTCTGCTGCGTCTCGTCCAGTGGCCGCGAGAGAGCGGCGCGGTCGATATCGTTCAAGTTCCGGCTACGATCGTCGTCGGTGGCGGAATCCGTCGCGTGGATCTCGAGCGGACCTCCCCAGGGATCTCGGCCGTACATGGCGAAGAGGAGTGAATCAAAGATCAGATCTGAGAGAGAGTTTGTTTGGGAGTGTGAGAGGAAATGAAGATGTGATGTGAGGTAAGCTAGTCAATTATGGACGAAGACGAGACACCCACATGTGccttctttttaatttttttttattttctcactTCAATTATTATTTTCCTTATTATATTTGCCTGTCGGTTTATCTCTCCATGTTACGTTACAGCTACGCACTCATTTTGGACTTATTCGCCAACCATGATTGAGCTTTCTCGCCAACGCGTAAATTTTCGGTGAatgaaaaccaaaccaaacacaaACTTTTACGAAACAGCTTTCTTTTTGCCAAATTCCACATCATTTTGCgaaataatatttacaaaactaaattcgacaacaatatttacaaaataactaTTGTGAAATTAAACTCCACAGTATTTTATGAACACAATTTGGGTAGAATTAAATTTGACAATAGTTTGCAAAACAGGTTTCGTAAGATTAATTTCGacaactttttataaaaattaatttcgaCAATATTTTACGAAacatatttcataaaattaaatttgataatatttttatgaaataatttttagtaGGATAATGTGATAATGTTTTACGaaacaaattacaaaaataaaatcaaaagaattTAACAACCTCTAAAAAACTATACAAAATCATCCAAAGACGTTAATTAAAGGACCAAAGAAACTAGAGGAGCCGACAaactctccctctctctctctctcccctccCCTCATTGCTTTCTGACCTCGCCCACTTGTGAAGGTGAAGTAGTCGCCCACTTCCCGAGCTCCTAAGGACATCACCCACTTCCCGAGCTCTCAAGGACATCTCccacttctccttcctctagcCATCGTTGCCCATTTCTCATTAGCTAGGATTCGTCGCCTATTTCTCAGGCTCCTAAAGACATTGCCCATTTCACTCTCCTCGCTTGGTTTTGATTCTTACATTCCGTTGGTACGGAAAATGTAATCAAGTTTTACAATAATCTGCCATGAAGAGTCGAAACAACTACCCATAAATATTCGAAAAAGTTTTTGATAATATATGAAGCATACTTAATAATTTCGTAAAATGAACGgtacaaagaaaacaaaaacaaaaacttggaTCGGAGGATTGCAATCTCTTCCTCTCTTCGATGTTTTTGTCAAAGTTTCGTTGATAACTGAATCAGACAAGAATTTGAATTGAGCTTTACAAAGTTCCGCCTTTTAAGGTTTCGATGAAATACAAAGTACGAAAAACACTCTTTTGGAAGTTCTTAcgaaaaaaacactaaaactgAACAGTTTACGATTGTTTTCCCCCGTAAAACtaactttgaaaatttaaatggaatatattttctaaaaaacaaaacattttttttacaaaaaaaaaacttcgttAGAACTAGCTTGGAAAGTTCTTGGAGAACAtctttcataaaataaaataaaacagattCACAAAATAAATGTCCATAAAACTAACTTCAGAAAGCTCTTTATCAACatctttcaaaacaaaacaaaacagattTTACGAAACAAAATTATTCCGTAAAATTAACTTCggaattttttttgtgaaacataTTTCGTAAATCAAAACAAACAGTTTTTTACGAAAAAACTTTTGTAAAACCAATATAACTCAACGATTTATGAAAAAATTCTTGGGGAAGGCACATGACACTAGAATTGAAAAGACAGGAGAATAGCTGAGTGAGTAATCGCCTACACTCTCTATCCTCCTCCACATCACTCAATCCCCTCTCCTCCTGCACATCGCCCACTCTCTGTCCTCCTCCACATCACCCACTTTCTGTCCTCTTCCACGTCGCACACTTCCTCTCCCGAAAAAACGCACACTTCCTCTCCCGAAAGGATGCCAAACACTTCTTCCTTCATTCATAGACTTTACTTGCTTCTCCTTGCATTGTTTTCTCGTCTAAAACTTTCTTTGTTTCTTCACAAATTAAGATATGATTAAGATATTTTGTAGAAAAAGTGAAAAATCCTATGTTTCCACAAAAGCAACCAATTGAGTGAAAAATGGTTAAACGTAAATTCCTTATATGTTTTGACAACGACGGGACACCAACCTTTATGTGACGGAGATGTGAGGTAACACATGGATGCGATTTCGTAAGGAGGTGGTGAAGCTTCTTGACAGCCAAACCTGCCGCCTCATGCATGAAGAACATGTGTAATACACTTGTTTCGTGACATGAGGTGAATACAAATCGTTTCCCAAACGGTTTTATTTAATATtctatatgttttcaaatacatgaagttttgaaattatgtataattattaaaaaattattttttttatcttaaaaatattattaaaatataaattaaaattattttatcaattacaaaacatactacaaaatatcattggttacacagtttttgataacaaaaataaaaagaaataaaaaaatcactaaaatattatttattttgaaacatcaaaagaTCACTataacatcatctattttgaacgGAGTGAGTATTTAAGTCTTGTTTTGTTGAGCCTTGTTTCGTAAGCCTGATACCATGTAATTTCCCTTTGGGCTTGGTAATAGAATGTTTGCcgacaagaaaataaaaagcacACTTTAAGTTCATACTTTTTTTACCAGTGAAGCAATTGGCTGAGGTTGGGTGGATGACAAAAACACGTCTCCTAACTCGACGAATACACTGTCGGTGGGAggcatattttatatttgattctATCTCGACGTTATAGTGGGCTCTATATTCATTGAATTAATAAACATTGTCAAGGGGAATTACGTAAAACacacatatatttaaaaatgaaatcttACCTCAAATTtcatttcttttattatttaccGATGTTCCTTGTtagaacttatttttttttttaaatggacagataaatttatattattaaaactgaagtatttTTTAGTACTTTTTAGAAACTTAAATAGTTgattaaatgaaaattgtttgaaaacaaaaataacagattaaatatttttttatttacatatttagttactgtattttttctcatttacagattctgtcgtttggaaacttggtaacatattaaatgagaattattTGGAAACACAGATAGcatattaaatatttctttttatttacatatttagccattgcatttttttcttatttacaaatttgccacttcacttaaaatcaaaaaaattaaattaattaattacaatgagTATATACAATATACTAGGTACCcgaaaaatattgtatatattagCTATATTTCGGTGATTGGGTATATTTGGGTGATTGagtatatttttggtatttcagattttttataagttttgagTTTGGGTTTTTGGATTTAGTTTCAGGTTTCggataaaaatttagatttccGGAAAATATAATTCGGGAATTCAGGtatattttggttatttgggTCTGATTTTGAGTAAACGTTTGAAATTTTTGCGGTTCTTCGAGTATTTTTAGAGTTTTCGGGTCCAATTAGGATATTTATGATCTTTTTTTGGACGTAAATACCTAAACCGACCCGATCCAAAATATACCTGATAATTACGGGCATTGGAATTATAGGTCCGAACCGGTAAGGCCCGGTCCGGAACCGATCCGAAaattatatgtacatatatggGTCCAAATTTCGAAGACCTAAAAGACCCGGATCTAACGACACCCGGCCCAAGGATCCGGATGCCCATGGCTAGCATGGAAAGCCTAAATTGCACATCAACCCTTTTGTCTCGTAATGTGAGCTGGTTGATTGGTTTCCAACTGGTAAATAGTATGTCAACATTTGACATAACGAACCTACACACATTCACTTATTTTATAATCTTCCTTAGTTTGCATGACTTGAGGAGTTAAGGATAACTGTGAGTGACCTTCATGACATCCATCATACAAAAGATTTTTCGCTCCTTCTAACAATTCGTAGAATATCTTTGAATGATTGCATATCGGATCTACTACATTTTCATAACTACCATCTTACTGATAGCTATGATAACTCACATTATCACCAAATGCATCATTCACCATTTCTACATATCTATTCTACAATATCACTTAAATGTGTCAGATCAACATAACTCGTTCCTAATGCCATGTCGATCTCTATCCATGTTTGTACGAAACATAATAGTGTTGCAtaaatcttttaatatatatatatatatatatgtttcgaAATTCATTACTCCGAGAAAAATTTATCATTGTTGCAAACACTGCAAGGGAAAAATAACTGACTATTTTCTCTGCACTAAAGGCTGACTATTTACAAACGTCATAAATTGCTCTACCTCTGCTTTTAACTCTTCCAAGAAGTTTCCCGTTTCTTCACGATACTCTTGTACATCCAATCTCGAAAATTAGTATAGTTTGTAATTGCCCGCCATTATATCAGGTcacaattttgtttcttttttgttcTTCCACGACTGATGACGATATAAGAAAGGTGACAAtttattctatatataaaatatttatcgaCGATTTTTCTACTTATTTACAACTGATTTTACGACTAATATAATCAGTCGTAAAAACGGTATACCAACCTAAGAACGACTTATACATGTTTTGTACCCGTATTCTGCGACTTCGAAGCAACGATTTCACTATTGATTTTGCGACTAATATAATCAGTAGTAAAAAAACAGGTACACCAACCTTAGAGGGATTTCCACGTGTTTTATATCCGTTTGTTGCGACTGCAAATCAATTCTTTTACCACCAAATCATACGGTCGGTAAACGGTTGCTAAATTTGCGTGCGGCTGATAATTGACCCCGTTTACTGACCTCAAATAAGTACCAAATAGTCGTAAATCGCGACCATTTTGCAACGTTTTTCGTAGTAGCAAATTAGCTACTAAATATTGACTTATTGTTTGGTCTTAAGTCGCTAATCCGTCGGTAAACAGTCACCACTTTTAGGGACTGCGTTAGTAGTTGCCAAAATCAGTCGGAAAATACATGTTTTGTTGTAGTGGAAAACaccaatctatactattaaaagggaagcattcttaaaaatctacttatgcAAGGTTGTTTGGACCTATTAGTTAGACTAACACCATATAATTTAGCCTATTTTTAAGCCAAAGTAATATTCTATACATCAACTCATAATTTCCTTAATATACAAAAAGATATTGTAACTAACAACGATATTTTACTTAAagattttattatcattttcttaatacataaaataagtaagGAAATAGTCATAACAAACGGATTAATATTAatgtacatatttttaaatattaatgtcccattttaaaactaatttatttatatatgtagtagaaaacaatattaaattttgatgaaatcttattaaaatttgcaatttatttttatttttaacttgaaTTTGCAAAAACTGGATTTTATATTGAAGTAGGTCTGATTTAACGCAAATTCGATTTTTAGTACAACCCAGAACCAGTTAGAAGAGAGAGTCAGGATCCGACTGGTTCGATCGTACGGTCCGATCAGATTTTCAAAACATTGGTTAAtacagtttaataattaaaaaatatatttttaataatgaataTCTTTACTACTAAAAACATACATATCatctttaaatttatttctaacaaatctcacactataaaaaataatgaataataaaaaaattaaaagtcaaTAGTTataatgtgaaaaaaaaaaattatactagagttaaaaaattttaaagattaaaaatctCAAACCCGCGCTTCTTAAGcgcagatcaaaatctagttgatacttataatgtatatatacaacATATTTAAATCTggataaaatacaatattttaattttagaattGACCTAATTATATGTTCACTGTACACGCCAaactatataagaaaatttaatatcatttaCGTTTTGTGAGCAAAACGGAAgaatatcttaattttaatgAATGTAATCGCAAATGAATAATTATAAATGCTAAGTTCTAATTATGAAAAGAAAGAAATCAAATCATGAATTTTGTTGTGTGTAAAATGTACTTTTATCACTTTAACATGTGTcacttttatcaaaatatatttttttatcaactttaCATATCTCGGTTTAAtcaatataagatatattactttttctttttgtaactgAAGATATATTACTTTCTTagtaaaaaaaagtattttaaaatgatattatcCATGAACTAAATTGCCAATTCCAAGCATACTCCAGAAATACATTATATAAGCATTTGAGCAACGatgtatatattattcaaattttatcaAAACATATTTACAAGCCGTAAACCATTCCTCATATCACAAAACTTTCaggcaaaaaagaaaaacatggcggaatcaaaaaaaatcttcatcgtttttgttatttgtcTCTTATGTTAGTTATTTtcttattgatatttttttatccaCTGATTGAACAGATTTAATAGAACTACTTTGCTTTGATATATGTTTTCACTTGACAGGCACATTGTTGGTGAGCGTCTCTGGAATACAGGTCAAACCATCATGCACGACATCGATAGAATGTGAGTTGGTGTGTTTTAGAAGAACAGGGAGAAGAGATGGTGTATGTGAGGGTGGAATGTGCGCTTGTCTGTCCCCAAAACCCAAGACGGAGTTGACCAAGACCATACTGTGCAAGAAGGACCGTGACTGTCCCAGTTCTAGTGAATGCCCTAAAGACTTCTATTACTCTTGTCTTCATGGAGAATGTACTTGCATTGCAGTATAAATcgattaaaatatatctaatatatatatactgctTATCCTACTGGATAATATGCATCTTTGTTGACGCGAAATTTATATTCATCACCCTATTATCAtcgtaaaataataatattagtaaaaccaaaccatattctGGTTCGCTTAATtagaactaaaaataaaaataaatggaatATTAAATTGGTTTTTCGTATCTTAGTGCAATTAGAGATTATAAGTAATATTTTATCTCTATAAACATTACAAAATCAAGGGCTTGAAAACATGGGAGAATCTAGGTGATGTAGAGAGGGGGCAGCTGCCCccacttaatttttaaaatgttaaatacaTAACCATAACAAAACAGATAATGTTGACTATAGTGGTTATTGCCCCCACTAACTAAATGTAATTCCTCCCGTTGGTTTATATTTTCACTCACGTTTTTGCTTTTATTTCTAAAGTTATTTAGTTTCCAtcataaaatttaaactattttctaattTACATCTCCCATAAATGCAAAATCTAATTATCATTACTTTGAGGATTTCAACatacaataatatatgaatctatgatatatattctttttactatatcttgttttctttcatcatttttgttaattattattgaataaatatttcttagaatgtatatttacttttaaggATATAAAGAGTAATCACATATTTTATAAAGGAAAATCATTTTAAACTAACGTCTACATATTCCTATACAATATTTGATATAATAATTCTTCTTTTCAATAGTgtatgatttatatataaataatatttttgaaaatataaaaataatttatgcccccacaaattttttttcctaGATTCGCCACTGCTTGAAAATATACACAAATATAATGATAGAAGTCATGTCTGTCAGGTATTACTTCAGAAACAAACAATATATCAATCTTTATATCACTTATGAACCATAATTTAGAAACTTTTAGCACGAGCCAATCTTTTTGGTTGAAACAGTTGGAGTTCCATGTCCGCCCATCGGTTAGTTTGATGTTCTTTGGAATTTCAGCTGCATAACATCATCAACTAGGAAAGAAAATGTGATTCTCAAGCTATGGTTTCCAAGCCATTTCTCTCAGTTCCAAGCTATTATTTATCTACTCTTTAACCTGTAATGCTGCAATGTCATAAATAACTTGATGTTTTAGTCCGAAAGGGTGAGTTTTGGCTTTGATTTTAGATTCCAAGAAATATATGATGTGGGACAcataaatttctaaaagaaagaTAGGCAAACATTGTAGGTCGAAGATCAATTTGAACCGagaaaaaatatgaaaagataaaatatatCAAGTAATAAACTTTTATATAAGAACTAAGTTGACACAAAacaaatactccctctgttccttaatattaccatattctagaaaaaaaattgctttaaaaatatctattttttatattatttttatcttttcaagacatgttttattaactaattgtaaatttcaaaaaacttaattgtatttattgaatttttattggcttaaaattatggaacaaagataaacacaaaaaattatgcaaatttaatgtgttttattaaaatgtgtgaaaaaactAGAATATGTAACATTAAGAAACAAATGGAGTATTTAATAGAAAACCGAAATATATATTGTTGTTCTACACTATTAATTAAATTTCACttagtttcagtttttttttccaaaatagattaatatttagATGCAGAAATTCCGTGCATGAACTTAATTATGGGCACAAAGTTTAGAAATGAAAAGTTTGGaaaagtaatatataatatatatatatatattgtaatgtgcacatttatataataataaaaaaatgattactatatattataaaactaaacatttgaaactaaaataaatattaaaaatataatgctATTTATCAAAGAACAGTGAAAGTTACCGTCGTTataattcaaaacaaatatttattattacgatctcataatattttcattatttgtttgtttatatatttttttatctataataatttttaaatacttcataaattcatataaaaaaattttattttaatttcccaATCCGTACGGCCGATCCCAGTCACTGATAATTGTTCTGTAATACCAATGGAATGGACTTCAAATTatgtaagtaaatataaaagCAACAGAATGGACTGGAATTtcaagtcaaaaaaaaaaaaaaagaagttcgCAAGTAAATGATGACTTGTGTTAATTTGCGAAGAAGGGTAGTAAATGTAATTTTGTGACATAAGAAGAAAAGGCACATAATAAGAGCATCTGCATTGGCGGATCATATGGGGTTCATGGGCTCGGGATCTTATGGCCTTTtgcgtttttaaaatttttaaaaggcCGATATTTGGTGAACCGGTTCGTCCGAATGATACCGTATGAGACGGGTTCAGGCGACGTGGCAAGAGGGCATTGGTGgcgtttttttttgtagagggAAGCGAAACAAGGGTTTCTCGAAATGTTTCTCATTTGCTCTTCTCTCTCATTTCACTCCGCCTCCTTGGTGATTTATCGTACGACGGTTCTACCCGGAGCTTTTCTCCACGACGACGACGC of the Brassica rapa cultivar Chiifu-401-42 chromosome A03, CAAS_Brap_v3.01, whole genome shotgun sequence genome contains:
- the LOC103858416 gene encoding endoglucanase 25: MYGRDPWGGPLEIHATDSATDDDRSRNLNDIDRAALSRPLDETQQSWLLGPTEQKKKKYVDLGCIIVSRKIFVWTVGTIVAAALLAGFITLIVKTVPRHHRKTPPPDNYTIALHKALKFFNAQKSGKLPRHNNVSWRGNSGLQDGKGDSGSFYKDLVGGYYDAGDAIKFNFPMAYAMTMLSWSVIEYSAKYEAAGELVHVKELIKWGTDYFLKTFNSTADSIDDLVSQVGSGNTDDGSTDPNDHYCWMRPEDMDYKRPVTTCNGGCSDLAAEMAAALASASIVFKDNREYSKKLVHGAKTVYQFGRTRRGRYSAGTAESAKFYNSSMYWDEFIWGGAWLYYATGNVTYLDLITKPTMAKHAGAFWGGPYYGVFSWDNKLAGAQLLLSRLRLFLSPGYPYEEILRTFHNQTSIVMCSYLPYFNKFNRTRGGLIELNHGDPQPLQYAANAAFLATLYSDYLDAADTPGWYCGPNFYSTNVLREFARTQIDYILGKNPRKMSYLVGFGTKYPKHVHHRGASIPKNKVKYNCKGGWKWRDSKKPNPNTIEGAMVAGPDKRDGFRDVRTNYNYTEPTLAGNAGLVAALVALSGEEEASGTIDKNTIFSAVPPLFPTPPPPPAPWKP